One genomic segment of Flagellimonas marinaquae includes these proteins:
- a CDS encoding sulfite exporter TauE/SafE family protein, with amino-acid sequence MLEWYHYCLLVAVGFAVGFINTVAGGGSLLSLPTLIFLGLPPAMANGTNRVAIVIQNAMATAGFKSKGISTYPFNIYLGISAFLGAIIGAYIAVDIDDETFNRILAIVMMAVVLIIIFKPKMRIDDIQERLTGKYLWIAIIVFFFFGIYGGFINAGLGFLTILFLHYFNHMSLVRSNATKVVVVLIYMLSALVVFAYNDKVDWKLGLILAIGNGSGAWFASRFSVNKGDGFIKTFLVIAVVLMAIKLWFF; translated from the coding sequence ATGCTAGAATGGTATCATTATTGCCTCTTGGTCGCAGTCGGATTTGCAGTTGGATTTATTAACACTGTTGCAGGAGGAGGTTCCTTGCTCTCCTTGCCCACACTTATATTTTTGGGATTGCCTCCCGCTATGGCCAATGGCACCAATCGTGTGGCTATTGTGATTCAGAACGCTATGGCCACCGCTGGGTTTAAAAGCAAGGGGATCAGTACTTATCCATTTAATATTTATTTGGGGATTTCCGCTTTTTTGGGGGCTATAATCGGTGCATATATTGCAGTGGATATTGATGATGAAACCTTCAATAGAATATTGGCCATAGTGATGATGGCCGTGGTGCTCATCATTATTTTTAAACCTAAAATGAGGATAGATGACATTCAAGAGCGACTTACGGGAAAATATCTGTGGATTGCCATTATCGTATTCTTCTTTTTTGGAATTTATGGAGGCTTTATCAATGCGGGCCTCGGGTTTTTAACAATACTTTTTTTGCATTATTTTAATCATATGAGTTTGGTGCGGTCCAATGCTACCAAAGTTGTTGTGGTATTGATATATATGTTATCGGCACTGGTCGTATTTGCTTATAACGATAAAGTAGACTGGAAATTAGGTCTTATACTCGCCATTGGAAATGGCTCGGGCGCGTGGTTCGCCAGTAGGTTTTCGGTAAATAAGGGAGACGGATTTATTAAAACATTTTTAGTTATCGCCGTAGTTTTAATGGCCATTAAACTATGGTTCTTTTAA
- a CDS encoding type IX secretion system membrane protein PorP/SprF gives MALLFTIMAAGQQDPNYSFYRYSMNIINPAFAGSSETSELVLGFRSQWAGVEGAPESQSAIFGMPVGKKLGLGVSILNDQTFIEKQTWLAVDVSYFIQLNEEIKLYFGLKGSANSYKANTDGLVTYGVGQDAALTNVDSRFTPNIGAGTYLQHERYFISLSAPKLLSSDRLEERDGNAYLSENRLHAYLSGGYTFLLGKTLDLKTSGMFRYVDASPISLELTGILDFGERFEFGALYRFDESFGGLVLFNISNGFNIGYAYEASTSKNIDNLSNNTHEMFMRLKM, from the coding sequence ATGGCCCTGCTATTTACGATTATGGCAGCAGGTCAACAAGACCCCAATTATTCTTTTTATCGATATAGTATGAATATTATAAACCCTGCATTCGCAGGTAGTTCAGAGACTTCTGAGCTGGTGTTGGGTTTTAGGAGTCAATGGGCAGGTGTGGAAGGCGCACCAGAAAGCCAAAGTGCTATTTTTGGCATGCCTGTTGGCAAAAAACTTGGATTGGGAGTATCTATCCTAAACGACCAGACCTTTATTGAGAAGCAAACATGGTTGGCTGTGGACGTTTCGTACTTTATTCAACTTAATGAAGAAATAAAACTATATTTTGGTTTAAAAGGTAGTGCAAACTCCTATAAGGCCAATACCGATGGATTAGTAACATACGGGGTAGGGCAAGATGCAGCTTTAACTAACGTAGATAGCCGATTTACGCCGAACATTGGAGCAGGGACCTACCTCCAACATGAGCGCTATTTTATTTCCTTGTCCGCGCCCAAGCTTTTGAGCTCAGACCGTTTGGAGGAACGTGATGGCAATGCGTATCTAAGTGAAAACCGATTGCATGCCTATTTGAGCGGTGGCTATACATTTTTATTGGGCAAGACCTTGGATTTGAAAACCTCTGGAATGTTTCGTTATGTAGATGCATCGCCTATTTCTTTAGAATTGACCGGTATCCTTGATTTTGGGGAACGGTTTGAGTTCGGAGCTTTGTACAGATTCGATGAGAGTTTTGGAGGGCTGGTGCTGTTCAATATCAGCAACGGTTTTAATATTGGTTATGCCTATGAAGCATCTACCAGTAAAAACATTGATAATCTTAGCAACAATACCCATGAAATGTTCATGAGGTTAAAAATGTAG
- a CDS encoding gliding motility-associated C-terminal domain-containing protein: MKQLLTPILSFFFLILLYGSVNGQTVTSATSCGELTTNYTDSSHSGNTNDPIFLFEGGTSSGELSFEEVVGATYDWYIFNPSTNSYDEHALNSTPTQTNLSDGGYLVVRTDGGGTITEGRAWVWSTSIVADAGADINICNGSSTTINGSGTVLNPSFTYYDPVPRPFKIDNNTIITVTFDAVHSYVSDLAFYLMSPDEATIVTLGVNEPGNACNGGSNVSNLSFTNDPSIGTQIFDLCGTGAPLTGTYNHYYVDYSPASGATAIDMSSLIGYDAGQGGWKVMIYDCEMLDTGSLTGASITFNDGLGNTRTYSSGAINVAINDNSCSSGSASIFEVPYITAAPASETLTIATGTGVNSTGGFEWSSSTVGPNGPWGASFNNSTASPVISPDQTTWYRLQIDNGLGCSSEDVIQVSVTDAPNSGVGTDTQACIGDTAIDLNGLLSGEDTGGVWSVSGTSVDVPGMDFDAAAGTYDPTTAGAYTFEYNVTAVSPCTIDAITSVTVTVSSLSDTGTDQQLSITNASGTIDLFSSLGGAPDVGGIWSMDATSTDAGSSFDAVMGTVDTSGLSFGTYVFNYTIASCITSVSTITLEYPNPCGAVDTDGDLINDLCDDDDDGDGYSDIMEMAEGTDPKDENSVPLDTDMDGDPNSTDPDDDGDGTTDANDAFPLDDSEDTDTDGDGTGDNADIDDDGDGYSDIVEMAEGTDPKDENSVPLDTDMDGDPNSTDPDDDGDGTTDANDAFPLDDSEDIDTDGDGTGNNADTDDDGDGFSDQAEIDRGTDPLDATSFPQEDDLEEEPIVPESKIVPAQAFTPNGDGNNDFWVVPGLANYPNNRVTIFNRSGHEVFKTQSYQNNWGGFYKNNNKKLPAGSYFYIIDLGDGSAPLQGWIFINY, translated from the coding sequence ATGAAGCAACTTTTAACTCCTATTTTATCCTTCTTTTTTCTGATTCTACTATATGGGTCGGTAAATGGACAGACCGTAACATCCGCAACCTCTTGTGGTGAGTTAACTACAAATTACACGGATAGTTCCCATTCGGGAAATACCAACGATCCGATTTTTCTTTTTGAGGGCGGCACTAGTTCGGGCGAACTCTCGTTCGAAGAGGTGGTTGGGGCCACTTATGACTGGTATATCTTTAACCCTTCCACAAACTCCTATGACGAACACGCATTGAATTCAACCCCGACCCAAACCAACTTGTCAGACGGCGGCTACCTAGTGGTAAGGACAGATGGTGGAGGTACCATTACAGAAGGCAGAGCTTGGGTATGGAGCACTAGTATAGTGGCGGATGCAGGAGCCGATATCAATATTTGCAATGGGTCCAGCACTACCATCAATGGGTCAGGAACCGTTCTTAACCCTAGTTTTACGTATTATGATCCTGTCCCGAGACCGTTTAAAATAGATAACAATACCATAATTACAGTAACATTTGATGCTGTTCATAGCTATGTCTCCGATTTGGCCTTCTATTTAATGTCGCCGGATGAGGCAACTATTGTGACTTTAGGTGTGAACGAACCAGGAAATGCTTGTAATGGAGGCAGTAATGTTTCCAATTTGAGTTTTACCAATGACCCCTCCATTGGAACACAAATTTTTGATCTATGTGGAACGGGAGCTCCATTAACGGGCACCTATAACCACTATTATGTCGATTATTCGCCAGCATCGGGCGCAACTGCTATAGATATGTCTTCATTAATTGGATATGATGCCGGACAAGGGGGCTGGAAAGTAATGATATATGATTGTGAAATGTTGGACACAGGCAGTCTTACTGGCGCGTCCATTACTTTTAATGATGGTTTGGGCAATACCAGAACATATAGCAGTGGGGCAATTAATGTAGCTATTAATGACAACTCTTGCAGTTCCGGTTCAGCCTCAATTTTTGAAGTCCCATATATTACAGCTGCCCCAGCATCGGAAACCTTGACGATTGCCACAGGTACAGGTGTTAATAGTACGGGTGGTTTTGAATGGTCTTCGAGTACAGTAGGGCCAAACGGTCCTTGGGGGGCATCATTCAATAATTCAACGGCATCGCCGGTTATAAGTCCCGATCAAACAACTTGGTATCGATTGCAAATCGATAATGGTCTGGGTTGTAGCTCCGAAGATGTAATACAAGTCTCAGTTACCGATGCTCCAAATTCTGGAGTGGGAACCGATACGCAGGCATGTATTGGGGATACTGCGATAGACTTGAATGGTTTGCTATCGGGAGAGGACACCGGTGGTGTTTGGTCAGTTTCAGGAACTTCTGTCGATGTACCAGGTATGGATTTCGATGCAGCGGCCGGTACGTATGACCCTACAACAGCAGGTGCCTATACCTTCGAATATAACGTAACAGCGGTATCACCGTGTACCATCGATGCCATTACATCGGTAACTGTTACTGTATCATCATTATCGGACACGGGAACGGATCAGCAACTTTCTATAACAAATGCATCTGGCACTATCGACCTATTTTCTAGTTTGGGAGGTGCTCCGGATGTTGGAGGTATTTGGTCTATGGATGCCACGTCCACCGATGCGGGATCAAGTTTCGATGCAGTTATGGGAACGGTGGATACTTCCGGACTTTCCTTTGGAACTTATGTGTTTAACTATACCATTGCCAGTTGTATTACATCGGTAAGTACAATCACCTTGGAGTACCCAAATCCTTGTGGGGCCGTGGACACCGATGGTGATTTAATTAATGATTTATGTGATGATGACGACGATGGAGATGGGTATTCGGATATTATGGAGATGGCTGAGGGCACAGACCCAAAAGATGAAAATAGTGTTCCCTTGGACACGGATATGGATGGGGACCCCAATAGTACCGACCCCGATGATGACGGGGATGGCACTACGGATGCCAATGATGCCTTTCCGTTAGATGATTCGGAAGATACTGACACCGATGGCGACGGAACAGGGGACAATGCCGATATTGATGACGATGGAGATGGATATTCGGATATTGTGGAGATGGCTGAGGGCACAGACCCAAAAGATGAAAACAGTGTTCCCTTGGACACGGATATGGATGGTGACCCCAATAGTACCGACCCCGATGATGACGGGGATGGCACTACGGATGCCAATGATGCCTTTCCGTTAGATGATTCGGAAGATATTGACACCGATGGCGACGGAACAGGGAACAATGCCGATACTGATGACGATGGGGACGGATTTTCGGATCAGGCAGAAATTGATAGGGGAACAGACCCTCTGGATGCTACAAGTTTTCCACAAGAGGATGATCTTGAAGAAGAACCAATTGTTCCCGAATCAAAAATAGTGCCCGCCCAGGCATTTACTCCGAATGGTGATGGAAATAATGATTTTTGGGTCGTACCAGGTTTGGCAAATTACCCTAACAATCGAGTAACTATTTTCAACAGGTCGGGCCATGAGGTTTTCAAAACGCAATCCTATCAGAACAATTGGGGGGGCTTTTATAAGAATAACAATAAAAAACTACCAGCTGGCTCATACTTCTATATAATAGATTTAGGTGATGGCAGCGCACCGCTTCAAGGCTGGATTTTCATCAATTACTAA
- a CDS encoding winged helix-turn-helix domain-containing protein: protein MTDKKDLKVRCWIDIDGKKFFGPGRAQLLILIDKNGSLSKAAKEMGMSYRKAWAMVEDMNQRGQQPYVKLHKGGTQGGGAELTPRGKKVLSAFQQMNTQIQATVEQHTQEMLELI, encoded by the coding sequence ATGACAGATAAAAAAGATCTCAAAGTACGATGCTGGATCGATATCGATGGAAAAAAGTTTTTTGGACCAGGGCGAGCACAACTATTGATTTTGATCGATAAAAACGGTTCCCTATCCAAAGCGGCCAAGGAAATGGGCATGTCCTACCGAAAAGCATGGGCCATGGTGGAGGATATGAACCAACGGGGACAACAGCCTTATGTGAAACTTCATAAAGGCGGTACTCAAGGTGGAGGCGCCGAATTGACACCAAGGGGCAAAAAGGTGCTATCTGCCTTTCAACAGATGAATACCCAGATTCAGGCAACTGTGGAGCAACACACTCAAGAAATGTTAGAGCTGATTTAA
- a CDS encoding sulfite exporter TauE/SafE family protein — protein MSVEYLPMVFFLIALFYSSVGFGGGSSYLAILSLFLTDFYEIRSTALILNICVVSIGTLFYIKNRVFNLKKFWPFLVASIPLAYLGAQLRLSEASFFLILGTALILAGIFMLLRFVKKKMDTKAFSNPNKVILGGGIGLLSGISGIGGGIFLSPVLNLLKWANPRTVASLASVFILVNSISGLIGLNMSGTFTWNSELIWQLIVAVVIGGSIGSYLSNKKFNLKFLGMLTSILVLYVGFRLILLHGFGIRI, from the coding sequence ATGAGCGTCGAATACCTGCCCATGGTCTTCTTTTTGATCGCGCTGTTTTACAGTTCGGTCGGCTTTGGGGGTGGGTCCAGTTATTTGGCTATCCTCAGTCTTTTTTTGACGGACTTTTACGAGATACGCTCCACTGCACTAATTCTGAATATTTGCGTGGTCAGCATAGGAACACTATTTTATATTAAGAATCGGGTGTTCAACCTTAAAAAGTTTTGGCCTTTTTTGGTGGCAAGCATTCCATTGGCCTATCTGGGTGCGCAATTGCGACTTTCAGAGGCTTCTTTCTTTTTAATTTTGGGAACTGCATTGATCTTGGCAGGTATTTTTATGCTCTTGCGTTTTGTGAAGAAAAAAATGGACACCAAAGCATTTTCAAATCCCAATAAAGTGATATTGGGAGGGGGTATAGGATTACTTTCAGGGATTTCGGGGATTGGTGGGGGTATTTTCCTTTCTCCGGTATTGAATCTATTAAAATGGGCGAATCCAAGAACGGTAGCTTCGTTGGCATCTGTTTTTATTTTGGTCAATTCCATTTCTGGGTTGATCGGTCTGAATATGTCGGGGACCTTTACATGGAACAGTGAATTGATATGGCAGCTCATAGTTGCCGTTGTGATCGGTGGGAGTATTGGTTCCTATCTGTCCAACAAAAAATTTAATCTTAAGTTTTTGGGAATGCTCACCAGTATTTTGGTGCTCTATGTGGGTTTTCGTTTGATATTACTTCACGGATTTGGTATCCGTATTTAA
- the glp gene encoding gephyrin-like molybdotransferase Glp: MVTIEEALRIIEDQKIDLKTEVRPLEASLGYALSKNIISPFDVPEFDNSAMDGYALCGLYQEYKLVGEVAAGDSKEVSLQNGEAVRIFTGAKVPENTTAVMMQEKTSVKDKTLFLDEMPKVGQNIRKRGGQLAEGQEVFEKGHMLNPPSLALMGSLGRSELEVFSKPRVNIITTGNELVKPGQPKLVGQIYESNSYAIAGALRQFGFQYHQKTQIQDDFEATKAGIKTALESCDVLIISGGISVGDYDFVKQSLEENGVKELFYKVFQKPGKPLYFGRKENQFVFALPGNPASSLTCFYVYVLPLLHRLSGYRRTGLPTYQFPIKHGYENRFGRPSFLKAAVIDGKVEILDGQGSSMIQSMAKGNALAFVDDGEKLTVGDLIRCKLIS, translated from the coding sequence ATGGTTACGATAGAAGAAGCACTTCGTATTATAGAAGACCAGAAAATTGACCTGAAAACTGAGGTTAGACCTCTTGAGGCATCACTTGGGTATGCCCTTTCTAAAAATATTATATCGCCTTTTGATGTCCCCGAGTTTGATAATTCCGCCATGGATGGATATGCCCTGTGTGGACTTTATCAGGAATATAAATTGGTAGGTGAGGTGGCTGCTGGCGATTCCAAGGAAGTTTCATTGCAAAATGGCGAAGCGGTTCGGATTTTTACTGGTGCGAAGGTGCCTGAAAATACTACGGCTGTGATGATGCAGGAGAAAACCTCCGTTAAAGACAAGACGCTATTTCTTGATGAAATGCCCAAAGTGGGTCAGAACATCCGAAAAAGGGGCGGTCAGTTGGCGGAAGGGCAAGAGGTTTTTGAAAAAGGACATATGTTGAATCCACCCTCTTTGGCGTTAATGGGCAGTTTGGGAAGGTCTGAACTGGAAGTTTTTTCCAAGCCGCGAGTCAACATCATCACAACAGGGAATGAACTCGTAAAACCCGGTCAACCAAAGTTGGTGGGACAGATTTACGAATCCAACAGCTACGCGATTGCAGGAGCTTTGCGACAATTCGGATTTCAGTACCATCAAAAGACACAGATACAAGATGATTTTGAGGCCACAAAAGCAGGCATCAAAACCGCATTGGAGTCTTGTGATGTGTTGATTATTTCTGGTGGAATTTCGGTCGGGGATTATGATTTTGTAAAACAATCCCTCGAAGAAAACGGAGTTAAGGAGTTGTTTTACAAGGTGTTTCAAAAACCGGGAAAACCGCTCTATTTTGGACGAAAGGAAAATCAATTTGTGTTTGCCTTACCAGGAAACCCGGCATCCTCGTTGACTTGTTTTTATGTGTACGTGCTTCCGTTGCTTCACAGATTATCGGGATATCGGAGGACTGGTTTGCCAACCTATCAATTCCCAATAAAACATGGGTATGAAAACCGTTTTGGGCGTCCATCCTTTTTAAAAGCTGCCGTTATTGACGGAAAAGTAGAGATTTTGGACGGTCAAGGCTCGTCCATGATTCAATCCATGGCCAAAGGTAACGCGCTCGCTTTTGTGGATGATGGCGAAAAGTTAACAGTGGGTGATTTGATTCGATGTAAGCTAATTTCCTAA
- the moaA gene encoding GTP 3',8-cyclase MoaA, whose protein sequence is MIDKKPQIIDNFGRPHTYLRISLTDRCNLRCFYCMPEEGIELMEKPSIMTLEEIIEITGTFRDLGVDTVRLTGGEPLVRKNFGYLVEELAKLGVTLKLTTNGIVLDKYLDLFDKIGLRKINFSLDTLDKAKSIFITKRDYYERIMRNLEMALDMDMHIKLNVVLIKGVNDNEINDFIALTQHKDLSVKFIEFMPFKGNKWDWSKGVSKEEILQTVGDKFGEIETLQNPKHSTSTNYKVKGHQGSFGIVSTITNPFCDECNRIRLTADGKMKNCLFATSETDLLTAFRNGEPIENIILESIKSKKHSRDGMDVKMDAEHYEQNRSMISIGG, encoded by the coding sequence ATGATTGACAAAAAACCACAAATAATAGACAATTTCGGTAGGCCACATACCTATCTGCGTATTTCATTGACGGACCGTTGCAACCTGCGGTGCTTTTACTGTATGCCCGAAGAAGGTATTGAGTTAATGGAAAAACCCAGCATCATGACCTTGGAAGAAATCATTGAGATTACAGGGACATTTCGGGATTTAGGGGTGGATACGGTACGGTTGACGGGCGGCGAACCTTTGGTTCGGAAGAATTTCGGCTATTTGGTCGAAGAGTTGGCCAAGTTGGGTGTCACCCTAAAATTGACTACCAACGGCATTGTGCTGGACAAATATTTGGACTTGTTTGATAAAATTGGCCTGCGTAAAATCAATTTTAGTTTGGATACGTTGGACAAGGCAAAATCGATATTCATCACCAAACGGGATTATTACGAGCGCATTATGCGCAATCTCGAAATGGCGCTCGATATGGACATGCACATCAAACTAAATGTGGTATTGATCAAGGGAGTTAACGATAATGAGATCAACGATTTTATTGCACTGACCCAACATAAAGATTTAAGTGTCAAATTTATTGAGTTTATGCCTTTTAAGGGGAATAAATGGGACTGGAGCAAGGGAGTTTCCAAAGAAGAAATTTTACAGACAGTCGGAGACAAATTCGGGGAAATAGAGACTTTGCAAAACCCAAAACACAGTACGTCCACCAACTATAAGGTGAAAGGGCACCAAGGCAGTTTTGGGATTGTGAGCACAATTACCAATCCGTTTTGTGATGAGTGCAACCGTATTCGATTGACGGCCGATGGAAAAATGAAAAATTGCCTTTTTGCCACCTCCGAAACCGATTTATTGACCGCGTTTCGCAATGGAGAACCCATAGAAAACATCATTTTGGAGTCCATCAAATCCAAAAAACATTCCCGGGACGGTATGGACGTAAAAATGGATGCAGAACACTACGAGCAAAACCGTTCAATGATTTCAATAGGAGGCTGA
- the moaCB gene encoding bifunctional molybdenum cofactor biosynthesis protein MoaC/MoaB translates to MVDITHKVTTLREATAEAIVKTSSQTTIDAIQNNAVPKGNVFEMAKAAGLLGVKKTPDLLPDCHPLPIEYTGIDYEINGLEIIISMTVKTIYKTGVEVEAMHGASIVALTMYDMLKPIDKNVEISTIRLKSKKGGKSSFKINSEGLTADVVVCSDTISKGKGEDKAGEAIIEKLKSLGVPSQKSIIPDEADEIIQKLKNTKADLLIFTGGTGVGPRDVTPQTLEPLLDIKLKGVEEQIRSYGQNRMPYAMFSRSIAGIKDGKLILALPGSTKGAAESMDAIFPHVLHAFKVIEGKRHD, encoded by the coding sequence ATGGTAGACATTACACATAAAGTAACCACTTTGCGGGAAGCCACCGCAGAAGCTATCGTAAAAACGAGTAGTCAAACTACGATTGATGCGATACAAAACAATGCCGTTCCCAAAGGGAATGTGTTTGAAATGGCAAAGGCAGCCGGCTTGTTGGGTGTTAAAAAAACACCAGATTTGTTGCCTGATTGTCATCCCTTGCCCATTGAATACACGGGAATCGATTATGAAATCAACGGCTTGGAGATTATCATTTCCATGACAGTCAAGACCATTTACAAAACAGGGGTAGAGGTGGAGGCGATGCACGGAGCCAGTATAGTAGCACTCACCATGTACGATATGCTGAAACCGATTGATAAAAACGTCGAAATAAGCACCATTCGGTTGAAATCCAAAAAAGGAGGGAAGTCCTCGTTTAAAATAAACTCAGAGGGATTGACTGCTGATGTGGTGGTCTGTTCCGATACCATTTCGAAAGGAAAAGGGGAGGACAAAGCAGGCGAAGCCATTATCGAGAAATTGAAGTCTTTGGGTGTGCCATCCCAAAAAAGCATCATTCCCGATGAAGCTGACGAAATCATCCAAAAATTGAAAAATACCAAAGCCGACCTGTTGATTTTTACAGGAGGAACAGGTGTAGGACCAAGAGATGTCACCCCACAGACCTTGGAGCCCTTGTTGGACATCAAACTAAAAGGAGTAGAAGAACAAATACGAAGCTACGGGCAAAACCGTATGCCGTATGCGATGTTTTCACGTTCCATCGCGGGCATAAAGGACGGCAAATTGATATTGGCACTGCCGGGCTCCACCAAAGGTGCGGCAGAGTCCATGGATGCGATTTTCCCCCACGTGCTGCATGCATTTAAAGTGATAGAAGGAAAAAGGCATGATTGA
- a CDS encoding molybdenum cofactor biosynthesis protein MoaE, with product MDKKKPKKVFVQGAIPPEKIATSVANHQSKTNIGAHSIFLGQVRADKVDGKTVTAIDYTAYEEMAEKVFHEIREEAFAKFDITCAHIYHSLGKVKVGELCLFVFTSSAHRKITIEATNFFVEGIKAKVPVFGKEIFEDETHQWKVNR from the coding sequence ATGGATAAGAAGAAACCAAAAAAAGTATTTGTACAAGGAGCGATTCCTCCCGAAAAAATAGCAACTTCGGTGGCGAACCACCAGAGCAAGACCAATATTGGCGCCCATAGCATTTTTTTGGGGCAAGTAAGAGCGGACAAAGTGGATGGCAAAACCGTCACCGCAATTGATTACACGGCTTATGAAGAAATGGCGGAAAAAGTGTTCCATGAAATTCGGGAAGAGGCCTTTGCCAAGTTCGATATAACCTGTGCCCATATTTATCATAGTTTGGGCAAGGTAAAGGTTGGCGAGTTGTGCTTGTTCGTGTTCACCTCTTCGGCACATCGAAAAATCACTATTGAAGCGACCAACTTTTTTGTGGAGGGAATAAAGGCGAAAGTACCTGTGTTTGGCAAGGAGATTTTTGAAGACGAAACCCATCAATGGAAAGTAAATAGGTAA
- a CDS encoding HesA/MoeB/ThiF family protein codes for MSRYDRQIKLTEVGLEGQEKLRNAKVLLVGVGGLGCPAAMYLVGAGVGKIGLMDHDKVDMSNLHRQVLFQESDVGKSKAAVGKQRLEKQNSEVRFEVYKEPLTMANAENIIQQYDVVLDGTDNFETKYLINDACILADKPWVFASIYKNEGQLSVFNYKNGPTYRCVFPKSTRQNISCEATGVLGVLPGILGTLQAAEVLKIILGEGEVLSGKLKLINMMQASEQTININKRPAEVEKICKNGIAPVYIDCDLKNKEHWYLDVREVFEQPKPKGKKVLSIPMGDLTSRYQEIPSNQDVFVFCQSGKRSKNAIEILKNEFGFHNLKNVEGGIETIIDG; via the coding sequence ATGAGCAGGTACGACAGACAAATAAAACTAACGGAAGTTGGACTCGAGGGCCAAGAAAAGCTTCGCAATGCCAAGGTGTTGCTAGTTGGTGTTGGAGGATTGGGCTGTCCTGCTGCGATGTATTTGGTAGGTGCAGGAGTAGGTAAAATTGGTTTAATGGACCATGATAAGGTCGATATGTCCAATCTGCATCGACAAGTTTTGTTTCAAGAATCGGATGTTGGAAAATCGAAAGCTGCGGTGGGTAAACAACGCTTAGAAAAACAAAATAGTGAGGTGCGGTTTGAAGTGTATAAAGAGCCGTTGACCATGGCTAATGCTGAAAACATCATACAGCAATATGATGTTGTTTTGGATGGTACGGACAATTTTGAAACAAAGTATCTCATCAACGATGCTTGTATTTTGGCAGATAAACCTTGGGTATTTGCATCCATTTACAAAAATGAAGGGCAATTGTCGGTCTTCAATTATAAGAATGGCCCTACCTATCGTTGTGTGTTCCCGAAAAGTACGCGACAGAACATCAGTTGTGAGGCTACAGGGGTTTTGGGTGTATTACCGGGCATCTTGGGAACGCTTCAGGCTGCCGAAGTCCTTAAAATCATCCTTGGGGAGGGAGAGGTGCTTTCTGGTAAGCTAAAGTTGATCAATATGATGCAAGCTAGCGAGCAGACCATCAACATAAACAAACGCCCTGCAGAAGTAGAAAAAATTTGCAAAAACGGAATAGCGCCCGTTTACATCGATTGTGATTTAAAAAACAAAGAACATTGGTATCTCGACGTGCGAGAAGTGTTCGAACAACCCAAACCGAAAGGCAAAAAGGTGCTGAGCATTCCAATGGGGGATTTAACATCTCGATACCAAGAAATACCAAGCAATCAGGACGTTTTTGTGTTCTGCCAGTCAGGAAAACGAAGCAAAAACGCCATAGAAATACTTAAAAACGAATTCGGCTTTCACAATTTGAAAAACGTAGAAGGCGGTATAGAAACAATTATTGATGGATAA
- a CDS encoding MoaD/ThiS family protein: MNVTIKYFGLVAEAAAKSEEILELHGAITASELKVQCLNGLAIADKDSVQIAVNQNLDDTISINDGDEVALLPPFAGG, from the coding sequence ATGAATGTGACGATAAAATATTTTGGTTTGGTGGCGGAAGCCGCTGCAAAGTCGGAAGAGATTTTGGAACTGCACGGAGCGATTACCGCTTCGGAGCTGAAAGTACAATGTTTGAACGGATTGGCTATAGCGGACAAAGATTCGGTACAGATAGCCGTGAACCAAAATTTGGATGATACCATATCAATTAATGATGGAGACGAAGTGGCTCTATTGCCACCGTTCGCAGGAGGATGA